In one window of Lynx canadensis isolate LIC74 chromosome B3, mLynCan4.pri.v2, whole genome shotgun sequence DNA:
- the WDR20 gene encoding WD repeat-containing protein 20 isoform X17 gives MATEGGGKEMNEIKTQFTTREGLYKLLPHSEYSRPNRVPFNSQGSNPVRVSFVNLNDQSGNGDRLCFNVGRELYFYIYKGVRKEDEA, from the coding sequence ATGGCgacggagggaggagggaaggagatgaACGAGATTAAGACCCAATTCACCACTCGGGAAGGTCTGTACAAGCTGCTGCCGCACTCGGAGTACAGCCGGCCCAACCGGGTGCCCTTCAACTCGCAGGGATCCAACCCCGTCCGCGTCTCCTTCGTAAACCTCAACGACCAGTCTGGCAACGGCGACCGCCTCTGCTTCAATGTGGGCCGGGAGCTCTACTTCTATATCTACAAGGGGGTCCGCAAG
- the WDR20 gene encoding WD repeat-containing protein 20 isoform X16, which translates to MATEGGGKEMNEIKTQFTTREGLYKLLPHSEYSRPNRVPFNSQGSNPVRVSFVNLNDQSGNGDRLCFNVGRELYFYIYKGVRKTASSWRV; encoded by the coding sequence ATGGCgacggagggaggagggaaggagatgaACGAGATTAAGACCCAATTCACCACTCGGGAAGGTCTGTACAAGCTGCTGCCGCACTCGGAGTACAGCCGGCCCAACCGGGTGCCCTTCAACTCGCAGGGATCCAACCCCGTCCGCGTCTCCTTCGTAAACCTCAACGACCAGTCTGGCAACGGCGACCGCCTCTGCTTCAATGTGGGCCGGGAGCTCTACTTCTATATCTACAAGGGGGTCCGCAAG